A stretch of Bos mutus isolate GX-2022 chromosome 8, NWIPB_WYAK_1.1, whole genome shotgun sequence DNA encodes these proteins:
- the B3GALT9 gene encoding beta-1,3-galactosyltransferase 9 has product MQVTFCRLRTHQWCFILFNVILFHALLFGADFVEEYFLHALPYVDMKILEIKDKARKLNMEPLRSNLSKYYILSQSEVCKGKSVFLLSLIFSSPENGTRRDLIRKTWGNVTSVGGHPILTLFALGMPVLVTTQQEIDKEPQKNNDIIGGILLDSAENQTLKIIAMTQWAVAFCPNALFVLKVDEEMFVNIPSLVDYLLNLKEHVEDIYVGRVIHQDTPNRDANSQEFVPFSQYPEKYYPDYCSREAFVMSQDAARMMYVVFKEVPIIVPADVFIGICAKSIGLIPIHSSRFSGKRHIRYNRCCYKFIFTSSETTDAEMPRAWKEINSGKECTLLETYYGLVSCKLLTYLDSFKRFHMGTIKNNAMSYED; this is encoded by the exons ATGCAG GTGACTTTCTGCAGACTTCGGACTCACCAGTGGTGTTTCATCCTGTTTAATGTTATTCTGTTTCATGCCTTGCTTTTTGGGGCTGATTTTGTGGAAGAATATTTTCTGCATGCTTTGCCTTATGTAGATATGAAAATTCTTGAAATTAAGGATAAGGCAAGAAAATTGAACATGGAGCCCTTGAGAAGCAATCTTTCCAAATACTATATCCTGAGCCAGTCAGAGGTGTGTAAAGGGAAGAGTGTATTTTTGCTCTCTCTTATATTCAGTAGCCCAGAAAATGGAACAAGGCGGGATCTCATCAGGAAAACCTGGGGTAACGTGACCAGTGTCGGAGGGCACCCCATTCTCACACTATTTGCTTTGGGAATGCCTGTTTTGGTAACCACTCAGCAAGAGATAGACAAAGAGCCCCAAAAGAATAATGACATAATTGGAGGCATCCTCTTGGACAGTGCTGAGAACCAGACTCTGAAGATTATTGCCATGACGCAGTGGGCTGTGGCTTTCTGCCCAAATGCCCTGTTTGTCCTGAAGGTTGATGAAGAGATGTTTGTCAATATACCAAGCTTGGTGGACTATCTTCTCAATCTGAAAGAACACGTTGAAGATATCTATGTTGGAAGAGTTATCCATCAGGATACGCCCAACAGAGACGCTAATAGCCAAGAATTTGTCCCTTTCAGTCAGTACCCAGAAAAATACTACCCAGATTACTGCAGCAGGGAGGCCTTTGTTATGTCCCAAGATGCGGCTCGGATGATGTATGTAGTTTTCAAAGAAGTACCCATTATAGTGCCTGCTGATGTGTTCATAGGAATTTGTGCTAAGTCCATTGGCCTTATACCCATCCACAGTTCAAGGTTTTCTGGGAAAAGGCACATCAGATACAACAGATGTTGCTATAAGTTCATTTTCACATCCTCAGAAACCACAGATGCTGAAATGCCCCGGGCATGGAAGGAAATTaacagtggaaaagaatgtaCGCTGCTTGAAACCTATTATGGGCTTGTTTCCTGCAAACTTCTGACGTATCTTGACAGCTTTAAACGCTTTCACATGGGtaccataaaaaataatgccatGTCTTATGAAGattag